The genomic DNA CGATCACTTGGGTCACATCGGCTTTTGAATTTTTATCAAAAAAGTAATAAAACACATTTAGAACAGTGAAATATAAAAGAACTAAAAAGCCTAATCCGTATAAAAAGAATTGTAAATAGTTTTGATTTTGCCATAATCCATAAACAATCCGTAAAAGGTAAACGGTCGGAATCACACTTAATATAGTATAGCCTCGGTTCAAATATTTAGGACTGATATCTAAATATCCTAAAAACTTGTGTATCCCATTGATGATATCTAATATAAATGTCATTCTTCATCACCTGCCTGTTGATTATACATCTGTGTTTCAGCGGATTGCTCTGTAGGTGCATTATTTTCATTTAGATTGCCTTCACTTGGCGTAGAAGTACTTGGCGTTGTATTAGGCGTCGTACTGCTTGGTGTAGTGGCACTTGGCGTCGTACTTGAACCGCTGTCGTCCCCTTGATTTTGACTAGTCGAATCGGTCGTATATCCTGTATTCCCTTCATCCACGGAACTTTCTGGTATTGAGTTTTGGTTGTATGTAGAATTGGTTGTGTCTTGTTCTACAGTCGTTGGTGTTGTTTCTACCGTGTCATTCGTTTGCCCTGTTCCTTCATTGGTAGAAGTCGTCGTAGTCTCTGTGGAACGACTTGGTGCACGATAGCTAGAACTATTAACAATGCCTGTTGTGGTAGCAACAATCGTCGAAATCGTCAATACAGCGATTGGCTTTAATATAGGTGCTACTTTTCGCATATTCTCTCATCCTTTTCCTTGTTGCCGCTTGAAGTCTTGATCCGTTTGGCAAAAATTGGTTTTTCTCACACGTATTCTTTAGTTTTACCATAAATTTCTTATTTTTTTCTTATTTTTTCATGAAACTTTTGTGTAGATTTACTCGAATGATGCTTTAGTCGTAATCAGACAGTCTATGACTGGTTGATACACTTCATTTTATCATGGATCTCCCTCCAAGTTCTTTCGTAAAGTCATCTTTATTATAAGACACTTTTCCAATAACTAAAATCCTAGTAAATTTTAGTTTTATTATTTCTTTGTGTATTTATTTTATTGTCGGTATACTGGAAGAAACATCTAACAAGGAGGATCGAATTTGTGCAATTGAATCTTTTTTTTCGGAAATGGCGAAGGCGTAGTGCAAGATATGCTTCTAGTCACTTTTCTTCTATTCAAATTATCGTATTTTATTATATTTTAATGACTATGATTTCTTTGGGCTTGTTTTACATCCCATTTTTCCGAAATCCGGGTAGTCATGCTTCATTTATTGACATGCTTTTTATGGCTATCAGTACGATCAGTGTCACTGGTCTTTCGACATTTGACATCCACGCGATTTTTAATAACAATGGCATTATTTTACTCGAAGTGTTGTTTCAAGTGGGTGGTTTAGGGATCATGATGATCTCAACGGCATTTATTATCTTTTCTAAGCGACGGATCACATTACGTCAAAGACAATTGATCATGACAGATATGAACCAACCACGTTTATCTGGTATCGTTCGTTTGATTCGGATCACTTTTGTCATATTGCTCTGGTTCCAATTGCTATTTGGTGCCTTGTTCTCCGTTTATTTCTATATTCGCGGCTATTTCGATCATTGGCACGAAGCCGTTTTCCATGGATTTTATCAAGCTATTTCCGCGGTCACAAATTCGGGATTCGATATTACTGGTGAGTCGATCAAGCCATTTGAACATGACTATCCTTTTTTATTTATGATCATGTTCCTGATTTTCATTGGTGGAATCGGTTTTCCGGTATTGATGGAGTTTCGAGAATGGCGCTTGTATCGAAAAACGAAAGCCAAGATTCCTTTTCGTTTCTCTTTGTTTACAAAACTCGCCGTCCTCGCCTTTGTCATTTTATTTGTCAGCGGGACTGTCTTGATTTTTCTACTTGAAAAAAATCACCTGTTCAAAGATCTCCATCCTAGTGTCCAGTGGATCAATTCAATGTTTTATTCCATGACAACTCGTAATGCGGGGTTACAGATCCATGATCTAGGAGATTTTCAAATCACCACCTTAATCGTCTTTTCCTTATTGATGTTCATTGGTTGTAGTCCGAGTTCTGTCGGTGGTGGTATCCGAACCACGACTGTGGCGATCATTGGTCTTTATCTTTACTCATTTTTGAAAAGTGAAGATAACATTAATATTTTTGGTCGTCGAATCGACGAAGATGATGTCCGAAAATCAGTAGTCGTTTTTATGCTCTCCTTAGGGATGTGCTTCTTCTGTATTCTTTTTTTATCTGCCACGGAGAAACAACCATTGATCTCGATTATCGTGGAAGTGACTTCTGCTTTTGGTACAACGGGGTTATCGCTAGGAATTACCGGTGATCTATCAACAGTCGGTAAAATCACGATTGGTGCTTTGATGTTTATTGGACGTATTGGGATGTTGTATACATTAATGTTATTTGTGCCAAAAGAAACACGAGATTTAGGTTATGAATATCCTACAGAGAAAATCATTATCGGGTAAGCCAGTCTATCGTTACCTAAAAAAACCGATATGTGAGAAGCAAGGAAGCGATCGTTTTTCGTTTTCTTGCTTCTTTCTTTTTTGTTTTGCGAACAGTATAAACTTTTGTAAAATAAGACAAAGCAATTTAACCTTTTTTTCAACATATGGTATGATTAGTTGAATTTATTTGTAATTATGACGTTTTGGAGGTTACATAATGGGAATACGCAGTCAATTTGCGATTGCAGTTGGTAAAACCGCACAATGGGGACTAAAAACCTTTTTTAAAGGAGGATCAAGTTTACCTGGTAAACTTGCTTTATCGATCGATCCTCATATTTTAGATACATTAGCAAAAGACTATCAAGTCGTCGTCGTAACTGGAACAAATGGAAAAACATTGACGACCGCTTTGACCGTCAATATCTTACGACAACAATTTGATGAAGTCTTGACGAACCCTACTGGCGCAAACATGGTCCAAGGAATCGTTTCGACTTTTTTACAAGCAAAAGCCGGAAAAGGCCAAAAGAAATTTGCGGTATTAGAAATCGATGAAGCCAGTCTAAGCAGAGTGACTGAATACATCAAACCTGAGCTATTTTTATTTACAAACATTTTCCGTGACCAAATGGACCGTTACGGTGAAATCTATACCACTTATAAAATGATCGTAGATGGTGCCGCAAAATCACCAAATGCTACGATTATCAGTAATGGCGATTCACCGATCTTCAATTCAGTTGAGACCGTCAACCCTAGAAGATATTATGGATTTGATCACGAAGAAGATCATGAACAGATGGCCCACTACAATACAGATGGCGTGTTGTGTCCGAAATGTCATCACATCTTGCACTACAAAATGATCACTTATGCAAACTTAGGTAAATACTATTGTCCAAATTGTGACTTTAAACGTCCAGAACTGGATTATCGTTTGACAGAAATGAAACGAATGGACAACAAATCAGCTGATTTCGTCATTGATGGCAATGAATATGGCATCGAAGTTGGTGGCATGTACAATGTCTATAATGCTTTAGCAGCTACTGCGGTGGCTGAATATTATGGTGTTGTTCCTGAAAAAATCAGACAAGGCTTAGGGTATGACGAAAAAGTATTTGGTCGTCAAGAAGTCATCGAAATCGATGGCAAGTCCTGTACCTTAGTCCTAGTCAAAAATCCTGTAGGGATCAACCAAGTCATCGACATGATGGGACATGCACCGTATCCATTTTCACTAGTTGCCCTATTGAATGCGAACTACGCAGATGGCATCGATGTGAGTTGGATCTGGGACGGAGAATTTGAACGCTTTGCAGATATGGAGATCCCTGCTGTGATTGCTGGTGGCGATCGCCACACAGATATGGCACTACGTTTGAAAGTAGCGGGTATCGCTGAAGATAAATTGACTCAATCAAAAGAATTGACTGATGTCATTGAGAAAATCAAGCAACTACCGACGGATCATGTCTATATTTTAGCGACCTATACAGCTGTCTTACAATTACGAAAAGAATTAGCGAGTCAAGGCTTTATCAAAGGAGGCATGAATCGTGGCTAACTACGAATTACGCATTGCCCATCTCTATGGGAATCTGATGAATACTTATGGTGACAATGGCAATCTCTTGATGCTCCAATATATCGCCAAAAAAATGGGGGTCACTTCTCATACTGAGATCGTCAGCATCCATGAACCCTTTGAGGCAGAGAAATATGATTTAGTTTTCTTTGGAGGTGGTCAAGATTTTGAACAAATGATCATTTCAAAAGATATTCAAGAAAAGAAAGAATCATTGACTCATTATATTGAAAATGATGGTGTCGTACTTGCGATTTGTGGCGGTTACCAACTACTGGGGCATTATTATATGGACGCAAACGGTGAAAAAATCCAAGGAATCGGTGCGTTGGATCATTACACTTTAAGCCAAGAGAATAATCGCTTCATTGGTGACATCGTGATCCACAACGAAGAGTTCAACGAAACCTATTATGGATTTGAAAATCATAATGGTCGAACATTTCTTGGCGAAGGCGAACGCCCATTGGGAAAAATCGTCAAAGGTCAAGGAAACAATGGGGAAGATCAATCAGAAGGTGTCATTTACCGCAACGTTTACGGCTCCTATTTCCATGGTCCGATCTTAGCACGTAATGAACATTTAGCGGAGCGTTTGGTTCGCTTAGCATTAGAGAAACGTTATGGAAAAGAACTTGATCTACCAACAGTTGCCGCAGCTCCAATCAAGTAAACAGCGAAAAACCTCTCAAAATATCTAAGATATTTTGAGAGGTTTTTTTACAATCCACTTGTTTATTCCATTGATCATATCAAGAATCAAGCCACTTGTTTCGCATAACGCATCACGTTTTGCTTGATGTTACTGATCGTTGTCGGATCATGGATACCTGTGACTTCTTGGATCAACTGATCCATATTTTCTCGCACTTTCATCTCTTGCAGTTCACGACTTTGCTCATCTTCAGGATCATAATAGTTGAAAATGATCCCCATCGTAGCTGTCAAATGTGGACAAGTCAAATTGTATTCTTGCAATTCCCGAACCGGACGAGTAAAGCGTTCTTGATAGCCTAACTTACGTAAAGGCGTTCGAGCTACCCGAGTGATGGCATCTGAGATATATTTATTTTGGAAACGTTGGATGATTTTCTCAATATAGGCTTCATGTTGTTTATTATCAAAGCCCCATTTTGCTTCCAGTAAGCTTCCTGTTTCTTGTAGCACTGATTTTAGTTGGGCAACGACTAATGAATCTTGCATTGCCTCATCGATCGTTGCATATCCTAATAATGCACCGGTGTAAGCTACAGTCGCATGCCCTGTGTTCACACTAAATAGTTTTCGTTCAATATATGGTTCCAAATCTTTGACGTATAGTACGCCATTTAACGAAATCTCTTTATTTTTTCGTTGCGTATCATCAATGACCCATTCTTTAAAAGGTTCCACTTGTACAAACAAAGGATCTTCATGTTGTTGCATCGGCACGATGCGATCCACTGCTGCATTCGGAAATCCGATGGATTGATCTGCAAAGCGAGTATCTGACAGATATTTATAGACTTCCATTTTTAGATGCTCAGAGCCACCAATCATATTTTCACAAGCGATGATATCTAGTGGTTGCTGATTGCCCTCTTGTTCTCTTTGCTCGATCCCTTTTGCAATCAGTTCAGCAATAAATGGTAAAATATTGGGACCAATCGCTGTGGTCACAAGATCTGCTTGTGCTATTTCTTTGATCACTTGTTCAGGCTGTTTTTGGTTGTTCAATCCGCGAACGCGTTCAACGATAAGTTGTTTTTTCGATTCGTCAGCTAGTTCGATCGTATAACGTCCTTTTTCATTTAATGAATCGATGATCTGTTCGTTGACATCAACAAAAGTGATGTCAAACCCATTCTCAGCTAAAACTTCTCCAATAAATCCTCTGCCGATATTTCCGGCACCAAAGTGTACTGCTCTCATTCGTCTTCTCTCCTTAGGCAATTGCTAGATTGTGTGTGACTTCTTCTTTACTTAGTGCATCTGCTAACTGGACAACATTGTCCATGTCGCTACAATAAAGAGCGATTTGTTGCACTAATTGCAAATGTTCTTCACCTACGCCAGCGATACCAAACAAGACTGTCGCAATCTTCTCTTCTTGTTCAGTGCCGAAATTGACACCATCTGGCACTTGGATCACACAGATCCCTGATTTTTTTACGAATGCTTTGGCTTCATCTGTTCCATGAGGGATCGCGATAAAATTCCCCATATAAACGGATAACATCGCATCACGTTCCACCATTGCGTCAATGTAGGGTTCTTCGACACAACCGGCTTCCACTAATTTTCTTCCACAGTATCGGATGGCCTCTTCCTTTGTGGCAAAAGCCTTATTCAACTCGATCATATCAAATGCTAATTCAGACATTTTATTTCCTCCTTACGCTACTTTTTTCAAATAGTGAGCAATCGTTTCATATTTTTGTGGACTGACCATCGTCGCCACTGAAAAATGAAGTGAATGCGGTGCCACTGAACGTGCTTCCTCAGACAAGGATTCTCTTGAAACGATCAGTGTATTCGGTTGCTCCGTCAACTCATCAATATTGATTTTTTTCAGAGGGATCTCCAGTTGGTTTTTCTTCAAAATATCTTTCAATAAGGACAATCCCATTGTCGCTGATCCTGCACGATCGTCATGAACAAGTAAAATCTCTTTGATATCTTTTAATTCAGATAAATCCAAATCATCTGTTGGAGTAGTAGAGACTGGTTGGTTTGGCTGTGTTTCTTCCTTACTTCCTAATGCTTGGATGATCTCATCATACTTTGGTGAATTTAAGAAGTTTTCTACTGCAACAAAATGAGCATGTGGCGCTTTTTGTTTTGCTCGTTCCTGCAACTCAACTTGAGTCACGATCAATACGTCTGCTTCATCAGATAATTGACTGATGGCTTGATTCGTCACGAGTTGAGGTAAGTGATGCTCTTGGACTTTTTTTCTTAACAAGGAAGCACCCATCGCACTTGACCCCATTCCAGCATCACAGGCAAAAATGATTTTTTTGATCGCTGATAAAGCTGGTTGTCCCTGACTAGTTGTTCCAGTTCCTTTCGCTTGTTGTTTCGCTTGACGAGTCGCTTCCACTGATTTTTCAAAATCTTCACTTGTTTCTTTCGCATCAGCTTTTAGAATGACTGCAGAGATCCCGAAAGAAACGGCTGTTGCAGCGACGATCCCTAAAATAACTGGTAAGTAAGCACTCAACGGTGCCATTGCTAAAATGGCAATGATCGAACCCGGTGAAGCTGGCGCACGTAATCCTGCATCCATCAATTGGAAAACGAAACTACCCGTCATCCCACCAAAAATCACTGATAAGAATAATAACGGTTTCATCATTACGTATGGGAAATAGATTTCATGGATTCCACCTAAGAAATGGATGATCATTGCACCCGGTGCAGATGATTTTGTCGCGCCTTTGCCAAATAATGTAAAAGCCAACAATACACCTAGACCTGGTCCAGGATTAGCTTCCAACAAGAATAGGATCGATTGACCGGCTGTAGCCACTTGTTCTGTTCCTAAAGGAGTCAAAATGCCATGGTTGATCGCATTATTCAAAAACAAGATTTTCGCTGGTTCGATAAAAATACTCGTCAATGGAATCAAATTTGCATTTAAAATTGCTTCAACACCTGTTGCCATTGCTTGCGTCAGTGTATCCACTACTGGACCAATTGCAGAAAAGCCGATCAATGCTAACGCAAAACCGATCAATCCTGCGGAGAAATTATTGACCAACATTTCAAACCCTGATTTGATATGTTTTTGAAACACTTGGTCGAATTTCTTGATGGCAAAGCCACCTAACGGCCCCATAATCATGGCACCTAGCATCATTGGAATATCTGTCCCGACGATCACACCCATCGTCGCAATTGCTCCGACGACTGAACCACGATCACCACCGATGACTTTCCCTCCGGTGTAGCCGATCAATAAAGGAATTAAATACGTCAACATTGGGCCGACCATCGTAGCAAACGCTTCGTTTGGTAAATAGCCATCTGGAATAAATAAGGCAGTCAAAACACCCCAAGCAATCAACGCACCGATATTCGGCATCACCATACTAGATAAGGTACTTCCTAACTTTTGTACTTTTGCTTTGAATGAAATTTTATTTTTTGGTATCGTCTCTTCCACTTCAATCGCTCCTTTATCTCTTTCTTTAACCAAATTGTATCCGCTTACCGTTTAGATAAATAGTCGGATTTTGTCACAATCATTTGTGCCAAAACATGGAGTGAGCAAAATGAGTGATTTGATGAAAGGATTCTGGTACCGATTAGAGACGCTGAAACAATTATTTTCTTCATTTAAGGGAGCTTTTTTTTGTAGATACCTACGAAAAAGTGCATCCTCGTGATCTTTTAGACTCTTTTTTGCAAAGTGAGTTTTTTATTCCGTTGCTTCTCCTAATCGAGCCAGTCGCTCTTCCCAAAGCGCTACATTTTCAGACGTGTTGGACGATGCCTCATAGAATGTAATGAAATCTAAAATAATCGTTCCTTGCTCTATGTATGCCGCCATCACCGCTTTTAATTCTTCCGTTTGGATCTGTTCAAATGCGTCTTTCGCTTTTTCCATTTCTTTTACTTTCAACCAATCAAGACTTTTTTCAAAATAAAACTGATCCAGTGCTAACGTGACCTCCGGATGTTTTAAGTGGCGATTCAAGACAACGACTTCTTGTACTTGTTCTAGCTTCAAATAAGCAATCGCTAACTTGACTTGGCGCTTTTCCGTCAATTGTTCCACGTGGGTCACAATTACTGTTTCCCAATCGTTTTGATAAAAAGCCAAATCAAAGGTGGCATTTCCTGTTGGCTTTTGCTCATTCAACTTCTCTACCCAAGAAAATTCCTGTTCTTCTACTAAGTGATCGATCAATCGCTGATACCGAGCGGGATATTCTTCAGCTGCTTCTTCATATGCACCTAGTTCTACCAATGACTGCCATGAACTTTTCTGATTTTCTTTGGTTGTCGCTTGCTCGTTATTCGTTCTTTGTTCGATCCACATGTTGCCTTGAACCACAGCAAAAACGATTACTCCACTAAGAAGTAATCGCTTGATGATTTTTTTCCAATCGATTTGTAACAACTGATTTTTTTTCAGCGTGTTGCTTGAATGAGGGAACTGACTCTTCTTTTTTGTATTGGCTGTTTCTTGCTCCCAGTGTTGACTTAAGATCTCTTCAATCTCCTCTGTCAAAGGAAATTGCAGCACTTTTTCTATCATCATTTCTCCCTTACGATCATAAATACGTATGCGACATTGTCCTTGTGTGTTTGCCAGCAAGACTCGTCGATTTTCAGTTTCTAAATCTTCCAAAGCCTGAAACAAATCCAACTGAGTCTCTTTTACTTGTAAGTGATGGATCTGATCGATGATTACAGTTTCTTTCGCCATACGTTGTCACTCCCCTCATTCATTTTTGTTGCGTCCATTTGTAAGGTCTTCCTTACTCAATCATTGTATTTCCATAAAAGAAGACAGCTGTTCGAGATCATCCAAGACATAGCGATGATTTTTAGTGTCGTAGAGATAAGTCAGTTTGACACCCTCACGATGGCGAATATCTTTTTTTACAACTCCGCCTTCTTCATTCAATAAAGACGTTGTAAAATCAACCAAACAGAGGACTTCAACCATTTCCTCGTTCGTTTGTTTAAAATAATGCTCGCTTTTGAGCCAGCGACTGAAGCCAAAACGCTGCGGACTATGCGTTTTTTTACCTTGTTCTGTTTTTACTTTATCTTTCATCTTGTTAGAAAGAGCATCAACATATGCAGAGTAATTGTCGCCGACTGTTTCAAACGTATAATAAGCTTGTAAAAACTCTCTGACTTGTGCTTCCGAAACTGGGCCAGCTTTCTGTTCAGACTCTTGTGAACGAAAGCCTATAGACCGGCCAACACTAAAAGTCACACTGCTAAACAGTAAGAAAACAATAATAAGATAAAGAAATCTGGATTTCGGGTTCATTTGTTTTCTCCCAACAATCGATAGAAATAAACAGGCGCCAGCTGGAGATCACCCGCATAGCCTTCAAATGGAGTGATGACGATATCGCCTTCTTGACCATACCCTCGTGCAGTAGCAGGTGTGCAATGAAGGATCGTTTTACCACCATCATCTAAAAATAGCCCTGTATGCCCATAACTACCTAAAGAGTGGCCTTTCTTCCCCCATACAAACAAATCACCGGCTCTGACATCTTCTCGACTGATCGGTACCAGGAGTGTCCCTTCCAAAGAATACAATGTCTCAGTGCTACCTAGTGGCACAGGCAAGCCGACACTTCTCATCGCCCATAAAACAAAAGAAGAGCAATCATGATAAGGAAAGGTGCCTCGTTCAAAGCCTTGTGAGTATTGAACGTTTTGACGATACAATGTTCTGGCTTGTGTCAACACCTCTTGACCCACTGTGTGATTCGATTGCCAGAGTAAGCTCATCTCTTTACTGCCACCCAGTTGCACAAATAATTCTTTGATCGCCGGTACCCAGTATTGGTTTAATCCCAGGGGATCATTACTTGCACCTACAGGACAATACACACTTCCGAGTTGCTCGACTGTCAGCAGTCTTTGGTTCACGATCAATTGGTTTAGTGTTCGAGCGGTGGCGGCAATCCCTTCTTCAAGTGTGGCGTAGGAAAGCAACTCATTTTCTCGCATCAAGCCACCGGGGTTGTTCTTTTCTCGAATTCCTTCGCTCGTCCCCCAAGCAGTTTCGTGGATCATGATGGCTGCTAGAACAATGGGGGAGATATTATTCTTTTTAGCTTCTTGGATGATTGTTTCTGCATGATCACTAAATGCGTGACAATGTAGTAGAATCACTTCTCGAAATTTCTGTTCATTGAATGCAGTATCTGTTTCAATGGGATCAAGCTGTGTCTCATTGTTATCGACTACATTGGGGAGATAAAAAGCTGGATTGACGGTTTCACCTTTTTTCTGGTAAGACAGATGCAGTTCCTCTTGTTTTACTCGCCCAATCTCTGTACCCACCGATACCATCTGTCCTTCAGTAGCTGTTAGATCTACATCATGATAAGTAATGGTTTGATCGTCCATTGTGATGGTTACGTTCTCTCGGTCTCTTGTAATTTCTCCAGCGATCACAGCGACTATACTTTCTTTCGGTTCTGTCTGGATGAGCAGTCCTTCAAGTAAGCTTTTTTCTTGATTGCTTACGTAATACCCAAAGCGTTGTTTTATGCGTAAAGAGTCTGTTTCTTTCAATGGATTGCTTAATTCAGTCAAACTTGCATAAAGACCAATTTCTGCTAACAGCTGTCTACGTTCTTTCCACTCTGGCGTCCAAGTGATCACTTGCGACAATGGCTGTGATGTTACTTCGATTTGTCTCCCGTCACTGTCTACTTGCCACATCTGCTCATGCAATCCTTGGATCGTTTCTTTGAGAACATCTGGATTTCCTAATTGGTCATCGCCATAAACCATATCTAAATAAATCAGCACCTCTTCAATGTCAGTCCTGATCACGACTTCATTTGCAGCCACTACTCGTTCATTTACTAGAATCGAACTCTTAGTTGAGTTTAATTCTAGTGTCAATTCCGCATCCAATTCGGTCAAATATTTCCAGACCTTCGTCAATTC from Enterococcus mundtii includes the following:
- a CDS encoding TrkH family potassium uptake protein produces the protein MQLNLFFRKWRRRSARYASSHFSSIQIIVFYYILMTMISLGLFYIPFFRNPGSHASFIDMLFMAISTISVTGLSTFDIHAIFNNNGIILLEVLFQVGGLGIMMISTAFIIFSKRRITLRQRQLIMTDMNQPRLSGIVRLIRITFVILLWFQLLFGALFSVYFYIRGYFDHWHEAVFHGFYQAISAVTNSGFDITGESIKPFEHDYPFLFMIMFLIFIGGIGFPVLMEFREWRLYRKTKAKIPFRFSLFTKLAVLAFVILFVSGTVLIFLLEKNHLFKDLHPSVQWINSMFYSMTTRNAGLQIHDLGDFQITTLIVFSLLMFIGCSPSSVGGGIRTTTVAIIGLYLYSFLKSEDNINIFGRRIDEDDVRKSVVVFMLSLGMCFFCILFLSATEKQPLISIIVEVTSAFGTTGLSLGITGDLSTVGKITIGALMFIGRIGMLYTLMLFVPKETRDLGYEYPTEKIIIG
- a CDS encoding Mur ligase family protein, giving the protein MGIRSQFAIAVGKTAQWGLKTFFKGGSSLPGKLALSIDPHILDTLAKDYQVVVVTGTNGKTLTTALTVNILRQQFDEVLTNPTGANMVQGIVSTFLQAKAGKGQKKFAVLEIDEASLSRVTEYIKPELFLFTNIFRDQMDRYGEIYTTYKMIVDGAAKSPNATIISNGDSPIFNSVETVNPRRYYGFDHEEDHEQMAHYNTDGVLCPKCHHILHYKMITYANLGKYYCPNCDFKRPELDYRLTEMKRMDNKSADFVIDGNEYGIEVGGMYNVYNALAATAVAEYYGVVPEKIRQGLGYDEKVFGRQEVIEIDGKSCTLVLVKNPVGINQVIDMMGHAPYPFSLVALLNANYADGIDVSWIWDGEFERFADMEIPAVIAGGDRHTDMALRLKVAGIAEDKLTQSKELTDVIEKIKQLPTDHVYILATYTAVLQLRKELASQGFIKGGMNRG
- a CDS encoding type 1 glutamine amidotransferase — protein: MANYELRIAHLYGNLMNTYGDNGNLLMLQYIAKKMGVTSHTEIVSIHEPFEAEKYDLVFFGGGQDFEQMIISKDIQEKKESLTHYIENDGVVLAICGGYQLLGHYYMDANGEKIQGIGALDHYTLSQENNRFIGDIVIHNEEFNETYYGFENHNGRTFLGEGERPLGKIVKGQGNNGEDQSEGVIYRNVYGSYFHGPILARNEHLAERLVRLALEKRYGKELDLPTVAAAPIK
- a CDS encoding mannitol-1-phosphate 5-dehydrogenase; the encoded protein is MRAVHFGAGNIGRGFIGEVLAENGFDITFVDVNEQIIDSLNEKGRYTIELADESKKQLIVERVRGLNNQKQPEQVIKEIAQADLVTTAIGPNILPFIAELIAKGIEQREQEGNQQPLDIIACENMIGGSEHLKMEVYKYLSDTRFADQSIGFPNAAVDRIVPMQQHEDPLFVQVEPFKEWVIDDTQRKNKEISLNGVLYVKDLEPYIERKLFSVNTGHATVAYTGALLGYATIDEAMQDSLVVAQLKSVLQETGSLLEAKWGFDNKQHEAYIEKIIQRFQNKYISDAITRVARTPLRKLGYQERFTRPVRELQEYNLTCPHLTATMGIIFNYYDPEDEQSRELQEMKVRENMDQLIQEVTGIHDPTTISNIKQNVMRYAKQVA
- a CDS encoding PTS sugar transporter subunit IIA — protein: MSELAFDMIELNKAFATKEEAIRYCGRKLVEAGCVEEPYIDAMVERDAMLSVYMGNFIAIPHGTDEAKAFVKKSGICVIQVPDGVNFGTEQEEKIATVLFGIAGVGEEHLQLVQQIALYCSDMDNVVQLADALSKEEVTHNLAIA
- a CDS encoding PTS mannitol-specific transporter subunit IIBC — its product is MEETIPKNKISFKAKVQKLGSTLSSMVMPNIGALIAWGVLTALFIPDGYLPNEAFATMVGPMLTYLIPLLIGYTGGKVIGGDRGSVVGAIATMGVIVGTDIPMMLGAMIMGPLGGFAIKKFDQVFQKHIKSGFEMLVNNFSAGLIGFALALIGFSAIGPVVDTLTQAMATGVEAILNANLIPLTSIFIEPAKILFLNNAINHGILTPLGTEQVATAGQSILFLLEANPGPGLGVLLAFTLFGKGATKSSAPGAMIIHFLGGIHEIYFPYVMMKPLLFLSVIFGGMTGSFVFQLMDAGLRAPASPGSIIAILAMAPLSAYLPVILGIVAATAVSFGISAVILKADAKETSEDFEKSVEATRQAKQQAKGTGTTSQGQPALSAIKKIIFACDAGMGSSAMGASLLRKKVQEHHLPQLVTNQAISQLSDEADVLIVTQVELQERAKQKAPHAHFVAVENFLNSPKYDEIIQALGSKEETQPNQPVSTTPTDDLDLSELKDIKEILLVHDDRAGSATMGLSLLKDILKKNQLEIPLKKINIDELTEQPNTLIVSRESLSEEARSVAPHSLHFSVATMVSPQKYETIAHYLKKVA
- a CDS encoding peptidoglycan amidohydrolase family protein — its product is MKKHQVGIEETTKARSKRRSNRHFLRRNTKDPRRVMLDYQKKIVDFSLLGNKTSISSKVSLYLFVGVSILIFFLFFSMIGFVSSATIKINELELTKVWKYLTELDAELTLELNSTKSSILVNERVVAANEVVIRTDIEEVLIYLDMVYGDDQLGNPDVLKETIQGLHEQMWQVDSDGRQIEVTSQPLSQVITWTPEWKERRQLLAEIGLYASLTELSNPLKETDSLRIKQRFGYYVSNQEKSLLEGLLIQTEPKESIVAVIAGEITRDRENVTITMDDQTITYHDVDLTATEGQMVSVGTEIGRVKQEELHLSYQKKGETVNPAFYLPNVVDNNETQLDPIETDTAFNEQKFREVILLHCHAFSDHAETIIQEAKKNNISPIVLAAIMIHETAWGTSEGIREKNNPGGLMRENELLSYATLEEGIAATARTLNQLIVNQRLLTVEQLGSVYCPVGASNDPLGLNQYWVPAIKELFVQLGGSKEMSLLWQSNHTVGQEVLTQARTLYRQNVQYSQGFERGTFPYHDCSSFVLWAMRSVGLPVPLGSTETLYSLEGTLLVPISREDVRAGDLFVWGKKGHSLGSYGHTGLFLDDGGKTILHCTPATARGYGQEGDIVITPFEGYAGDLQLAPVYFYRLLGENK